One genomic region from Yamadazyma tenuis chromosome 4, complete sequence encodes:
- a CDS encoding uncharacterized protein (COG:S; EggNog:ENOG503P2EE): protein MSRVASQAMILTAGFKNHPSSNPSPLIKSLHGMTLSSVSSLSVYPSPLLSFNLHLPSYTSKTLNENNGYVAIHLLTSSRESSRLGRIFASGIKRSVSTNEDEDGEPFHEMATPFKNLQPSEWEMINFEDYQIPILKESECIFVCKKRKVLEIDNHEIWVVNVLDIIENQEQKTGGLVYFNRSFHKVGETLDE from the coding sequence ATGTCTCGAGTTGCCAGCCAGGCCATGATTCTTACTGCTGGCTTCAAGAACCATCCATCTTCTAATCCATCacctttgatcaaatctttgCATGGGATGACCTTAAGCTCAGTCAGCTCCTTGTCCGTATATCCAAGCCCACTCCTACTGTTCAATTTGCACTTGCCCAGTTATACGTCCAAGACCTTGAACGAAAACAACGGGTATGTGGCTATTCATTTGTTGACATCCAGTAGAGAGTCCAGCAGATTGGGAAGAATATTTGCCAGTGGTATCAAGCGTTCTGTGTCCAccaatgaagatgaggatgGAGAGCCGTTCCACGAAATGGCTACTCCTTTCAAGAATTTACAGCCTAGTGAATGGGAAATGATTAATTTTGAAGACTACCAGATACccattttgaaggaaagCGAGTGCATATTTGTGTGTAAGAAGCGGAAAGTGCTAGAGATCGATAATCATGAAATATGGGTGGTGAATGTGTTGGACATTATTGAGAATCAAGAACAGAAAACAGGTGGTCTCGTATACTTTAACAGGAGCTTCCATAAAGTAGGTGAAACCTTGGACGAGTGA
- the rga1 gene encoding Rho-type GTPase activating protein Rga1 (EggNog:ENOG503NUWC; COG:T,Z; BUSCO:EOG09260CKC), producing MPSGSGTVNDLTFDSSLDFNNDIMNSNNLQQKRSNRHSTPPPSSHHSSPNGIYPEGSDYLNNNNSYPFHQTNTFVARTPNELPPFLKSQITNQPKVRSSNSIKRDLAGVVGPPPSVVGPPQIRPGSNNNSNEGVNDSNINQLSLGTPFQLKQKKSLRRKRKQCKKCGLDITGQFVRALNSSFHVDCFCCNECGKLCSSKFFPYEMTDKSTGLKYQVALCEYDYFKKLDLICLNCDSALRGPYITALGNKYHLEHFKCNVCQKVFESDESYYEHGSNIYCHYHYSKTFANHCEGCNSSIVKQFVELFRGGRTQQWHPECYMVNKFWNVVIKQDCVGFNPTPSDAVGDKSLDEKDLTMAEQLIENLVIKCWVTLSNFEEMTASSISDMLLNACIGNQFNGLISTGSLIVFIEILFHSIDDLIVLNQRSDPIDIDLKKEPRNLSGKIMSYLAILRKSNLVNLQGSGSLSSELLSVITGCAHYLKLLIRIGLQTSLKLNQARSDSVAIDQFLLTIKGYEKYRITNEETQSSPPRLTETYVKLIQSQLSIPNNSTDLCFHCKTSIEKACIRYKDIRWHNKCFKCSNCSKSLDDINQVNLHPSSNELSCLDCAGADVTNGFVSVSDLSQLIYLLKIAFLRSKQVMALDYKNKKVITKSKEASNDIKSNYSDTLNDITRMRTKRQSHNLSNSIKKNARKSVIIDAPEAENAEATEDTTYLGTTLEGQGVNRNDSTHSSKNSFILSQDDDELFVQKRGEEPIPNNKKMVIRDEPARTISSNHLNRTSDLLRNEKSLTLDDIPRIVAAEQARDQRPNAFKHHNSLYQRQSRMEKIRPVGNITTSMSEQYHENNRNVSSATNKTESGNTEIRQRYYSELDKSEHFIVRHIAIEALSQLTNNKYNKIELLSLIQTKKSTNFWDKFKFHSSNSSDKVHGVFGVDLQDLTKKYGIDSDLGVGPSKLRIPIVIDDIISSLKTKDVSVEGIFRLNGNIKKLKDLTNQINESPLKSPDFTNQTAVQLAALMKKWLRELPNPLLTFNLYDLWIETQKQPDPKLKKRLVKLIYCMLPRSHRNLVEVLLYFFNWVSSFAELDDESGSKMDIHNLATVISPNILYSKNGSEQASDSYFLAIEVVNQLIEMHEELSYLPSDLLEFSEICKFSKTEIQSTKEIMNKIEKVSKEHPNYFISFDIKDELNDPLSSEVRSNTITRGLSKVAGEHHGETGKSFQLIIKERLEASLVQVEDMSGGCGQAFAVIIVSPLFQGKNKLMRHRLVNNALKEEIAGIHAFTQKGFTPEEWTAQGGSL from the exons ATGCCTAGTGGTTCGGGTACTGTCAACGACTTGACTTTTGACCTGAGCCTTGATTTCAATAATGACATAATGAACTCCAATAATCTCCAGCAAAAACGACTGAACCGTCACTCGACACCTCCACCAAGCTCCCATCATAGCTCCCCTAATGGCATTTATCCAGAAGGGTCGGATTATTTGAATAACAACAATTCTTATCCATTCCACCAGACGAACACTTTTGTTGCCAGGACCCCCAACGAACTTCCTCCGTTCTTAAAGTCTCAGATAACTAACCAGCCCAAGGTCAGAAGCTCTAATAGCATCAAACGGGATCTCGCTGGTGTGGTAGGTCCCCCTCCAAGTGTGGTTGGTCCTCCACAGATTAGGCCTGGTTCCAATAATAACAGCAACGAAGGAGTCAATGATTCCAATATAAATCAGTTGAGCCTTGGAACTCCTTTCCAGTTGAAACAGAAAAAGAGTCTTAGGAGGAAAAGGAAACAATGTAAGAAGTGTGGATTGGATATTACTGGTCAATTTGTGAGGGCCTTAAATTCTTCATTTCATGTTGATTGCTTCTGTTGCAATGAATGTGGAAAGTTATGTTCCTCCAAGTTTTTCCCTTACGAGATGACCGATAAAAGTACAGGCTTAAAGTACCAAGTTGCGTTGTGTGAATACGACTATTTCAAAAAACTCGACTTAATTTGCTTGAACTGTGATTCTGCTTTAAGAGGACCTTATATCACTGCTTTGGGGAACAAATACCATTTGGAGCATTTCAAATGTAACGTTTGTCAGAAAGTGTTTGAGAGTGATGAAAGCTATTACGAACATGGTTCTAATATCTATTGTCACTACCATTATTCGAAGACATTTGCCAACCACTGTGAAGGCTGTAACTCCTCGATTGTCAAGCAGTTTGTAGAGTTATTTCGTGGTGGAAGAACCCAGCAATGGCACCCAGAGTGTTATATGGTGAACAAGTTCTGGAATGTGGTGATCAAACAGGACTGTGTAGGGTTTAACCCTACACCCTCCGACGCAGTTGGTGATAAGTCTTTAGATGAGAAGGACTTGACTATGGCTGAGCAATTGATTGAGAACCTAGTTATCAAATGCTGGGTTACGTTATCTAATTTTGAGGAAATGACTGCCTCCTCAATCTCAGATATGTTACTCAACGCTTGTATTGGCAATCAGTTCAATGGGTTGATTTCAACCGGAAGCTTAATTGTATTTATTGAAATCTTATTCCATtccattgatgatttgatagTCTTGAACCAACGCAGTGATCCTATTGAtattgacttgaagaaagagccAAGAAATTTGTCTGGTAAGATAATGAGTTATTTGGCAATCTTGAGAAAGTCGAATCTTGTCAACTTACAAGGCTCAGGTTCTTTATCTTCTGAATTATTGTCTGTTATAACGGGATGTGCTCATTAtttgaagttattgatCAGAATCGGCTTACAGACCTCACTTAAATTGAATCAGGCCAGATCTGACTCTGTTgcaattgaccaattcttATTGACTATAAAGGGATATGAAAAGTATCGGATCACAAACGAAGAAACACAATCCTCACCTCCAAGACTCACTGAGACATATGTTAAACTCATTCAGAGTCAATTGTCAATTCCTAATAACTCAACAGATTTATGTTTTCATTGTAAGACATCTATTGAAAAGGCTTGTATCAGGTATAAAGATATTAGATGGCATAATAAGTGTTTCAAGTGTTCGAATTGTCTGAAATCTTTGGATGATATCAATCAGGTCAACCTTCATCCAAGCTCCAACGAATTATCTTGCTTGGATTGTGCAGGTGCTGATGTGACGAACGGATTTGTATCTGTTTCAGATTTAAGTCAATTGATttacttgttgaaaattgCCTTCTTACGATCCAAGCAAGTAATGGCCTTGGActacaaaaacaaaaaggtTATTACTAAATCAAAAGAAGCTAGTAACGACATTAAGTCAAACTACTCCGACACATTGAATGATATCACCAGAATGAGAACCAAAAGACAAAGCCACAACTTGTCGAACTCCATCAAAAAGAATGCCCGAAAGTCGGTTATAATTGATGCTCCAGAAGCTGAAAATGCTGAGGCAACAGAGGATACAACGTACTTAGGTACCACCTTGGAAGGTCAAGGTGTAAATCGCAATGATAGCACCCACTCTTCGAAGAACTCCTTTATATTATCACAAGACGATGACGAGCTCTTTGTCCAAAAACGAGGTGAAGAACCTATCCCtaacaacaagaaaatggtTATCAGAGATGAGCCTGCAAGGACAATTTCAAGCAACCACTTGAATCGTACCTCTGATTTGTTAAGAAACGAGAAATCTTTAACTTTAGATGATATCCCAAGAATCGTTGCTGCTGAACAAGCTAGAGATCAGAGACCTAATGCTTTCAAACACCACAATAGTCTTTATCAACGTCAACTGCGGATGGAAAAGATCAGGCCAGTTGGTAATATAACCACCTCGATGTCTGAGCAGTATCATGAAAATAACAGGAATGTTTCAAGTGCTACCAACAAAACCGAAAGTGGTAATACTGAAATCAGACAAAGATATTATTCTGAGTTGGATAAGTCCGAGCATTTCATTGTTAGACACATTGCTATTGAAGCATTGAGTCAATTAACAAACAACAAATACAACAAGATTGAACTTTTATCTTTGATTCaaaccaagaaatcaaccaatttCTGGGACAAATTTAAGTTTCATAGCTCAAACAGTTCAGATAAAGTTCATGGTGTATTTGGAGTTGATTTGCAGGACTTGACTAAAAAATACGGTATTGATTCTGATTTGGGTGTCGGTCCTTCCAAATTGCGGATTCCAATCGTAATTGACGATATCATCAGCTCGTTGAAAACAAAGGATGTTTCTGTTGAAGGTATTTTCCGGTTGAACGGTaacatcaagaaattgaaagacTTGACTAACCAAATCAACGAAAGTCCCTTGAAGTCACCCGATTTCACCAATCAAACTGCGGTGCAGTTGGCAGCCTTAATGAAGAAATGGCTCAGAGAGTTGCCTAATCCCTTATTGACGTTCAATCTATATGACTTGTGGATAGAGACACAGAAACAACCTGACCCCAAGCTTAAAAAGAGATTGGTCAAGCTTATCTACTGTATGCTCCCCAGAAGTCACAGAAACTTGGTGGAAGTATTATTgtatttcttcaactgggtTTCTTCGTTTGCTGAATTGGACGATGAAAGTGGGTCCAAAATGGATATTCACAACTTGGCCACCGTTATATCTCCCAACATCTTATACTCCAAGAACGGAAGTGAACAAGCCAGCGACTCGTACTTTTTGGCGATCGAGGTggtcaaccaattgattGAAATGCACGAAGAGCTTAGTTACTTACCCAgtgacttgttggaattTTCAGAAATTTGTAAATTCTCCAAAACCGAAATCCAATCGACCAAGGAAATCATGAACAAAATCGAAAAAGTAAGTAAGGAACACCCCAACTATTTCATCAGTTTCGATATCAAAGATGAACTTAATGATCCTTTAAGCTCGGAAGTGAGATCTAACACCATTACAAGAGGCTTGTCCAAAGTTGCAGGAGAACATCATGGAGAAACAGGAA AGTCATTTCAACTCATCATAAAGGAGAGGCTCGAGGCCTCTTTGGTCCAGGTTGAAGACATGTCTGGTGGATGCGGACAGGCGTTTGCTGTCATCATCGTGTCGCCTCTCTTCCAGGGCAAGAATAAATTGATGAGACATCGGTTGGTCAATAACGCgttgaaagaagagattgcTGGTATCCACGCCTTCACACAAAAGGGGTTTACACCCGAAGAGTGGACCGCACAAGGTGGATCATTATAA
- a CDS encoding uncharacterized protein (EggNog:ENOG503PVW8), whose product MLGLNLVISSLLAASSVSALQCNGCRGCGKRSLEEEGPTGVYARWWFGNATPQKEHIRTSKREALFEVKHEANGGQYLKRPENAIGLIVFSDDKHAAVAGWDGADTDGPWQTYGEQGPNASRFHYLGDS is encoded by the coding sequence ATGTTAGGTTTAAATTTAGTGATTTCAAGTTTGTTAGCTGCTTCATCGGTTAGTGCTCTTCAATGCAATGGCTGCAGAGGATGCGGAAAGCGTctgttggaagaagagggACCCACCGGTGTTTACGCTAGATGGTGGTTTGGTAACGCTACTCCTCAAAAAGAGCATATCAGAACATCGAAGAGGGAAGCTTTATTCGAAGTTAAACATGAAGCTAATGGAGGTCAATACTTGAAAAGACCAGAGAACGCTATTGGTCTCATCGTTTTTTCCGATGATAAGCatgctgctgttgctggCTGGGATGGTGCTGATACTGATGGTCCATGGCAAACTTACGGAGAGCAAGGCCCTAATGCTTCCAGGTTTCATTATCTAGGCGACAGTTAA
- a CDS encoding uncharacterized protein (COG:I; EggNog:ENOG503P8V2) encodes MKNYDLIISPGNDNVKFTVRENSSFQAIKGPIFVVLLAYLVNILVGLRTKLSPLTLELVDYFHVAAVAAISALVYCRQEREDVMLVMKNMGIQLNSKSSWKFVPKHHKNIFVPLSDIIDLVIHEGFYGYGHIIFYMCVLTKSTNTNRNDEMIKVVFSELLPKKDLLVTVWKQSREMLFGSNKRYFRRVPGQGLKLVD; translated from the coding sequence ATGAAGAACTACGACTTGATCATCAGTCCTGGCAATGACAACGTCAAATTCACGGTGCGGGAAAATTCATCCTTCCAAGCCATCAAAGGGCCAATTTTCGTGGTTCTTTTAGCATATCTAGTCAATATTTTGGTCGGTCTACGCACTAAGCTCCTGCCGCTCACGTTAGAATTGGTCGACTACTTCCATGTTGCGGCAGTGGCCGCCATATCGGCCCTCGTATACTGCCGGCAGGAGCGAGAAGATGTCATGCTCGTGATGAAAAACATGGGGATCCAGCTCAACAGCAAGAGTTCATGGAAGTTTGTTCCCAAACACCATAAGAACATATTTGTGCCCCTAAGCGACATTATAGATCTCGTGATCCACGAAGGGTTCTACGGGTATGGCCATATAATCTTTTATATGTGCGTGCTTACAAAGagcacaaacaccaaccGAAACGACGAGATGATCAAGGTGGTGTTCAGTGAACTTCTCCCTAAAAAGGATCTCTTGGTGACGGTATGGAAGCAGAGTCGAGAAATGCTTTTCGGTAGTAACAAGCGGTATTTCAGACGTGTGCCAGGCCAGGGTCTAAAGCTTGTCGATTAG
- a CDS encoding uncharacterized protein (COG:G; EggNog:ENOG503P2KM) has product MDSPKKFNDAEADEPFLSNWQSGPGDESNMETMEIESGSFDDFDQYNVEYKGEVLYIESKDWRKSNSLKFQIVVVLCLFTLFGLGDQAVGALIPIFQKHYHVSDLQASFLFLSAITGYILMGLLNGIIHEKIGLRGILIIGTVSLCTGFGVFSTAPPFWVMVVFASFTGTGCGVLDAACNSWVGGLIDSNQILGILHGCYGLGCLISPSLISNLLERKINPWKWNQYYRLLFWLALVMFGVSSFVFRRETAKKYSYVFDLKVGKIGKDGYELSSANDELEEDDLDKFQNASLGDSLKSKLVWTFSLFLFLYVGGEVAFGSWLISYLLRVTKVSYKMSSHIATSFWTGLMVGRTVLGFATAYYFNTELTANLTYAVGSVMGFIVFYAISFTTWHWLFFVIAFVTGVCVGPIFPTTIVSAIGILPTKYHTSGVGFICAFGGGGAAVVPFLVGLVANSSKTGLKLFPLIILLDFLFLGTWWLLITKKFLPTYVRP; this is encoded by the coding sequence ATGGATAGCCCTAAAAAGTTTAACGATGCCGAAGCAGATGAGCCATTTTTGTCAAACTGGCAGTCAGGTCCTGGTGATGAATCCAACATGGAGACGATGGAAATCGAATCTGGATCCTTCGACGACTTTGACCAGTATAATGTGGAATATAAAGGAGAAGTACTATACATTGAGTCCAAAGACTGGAGAAAGAGTAATAGTCTTAAATTTCAAATCGTTGTTGTGCTTTGTCTCTTCACACTCTTCGGGCTTGGTGACCAAGCGGTTGGAGCGTTGATTCCGATATTCCAGAAGCATTATCACGTGTCTGATCTACAAGCCAGTTTTCTTTTCCTCAGCGCCATCACTGGGTATATTCTAATGGGATTGCTTAACGGTATTATCCACGAGAAAATCGGGTTGAGGGGGATTCTTATTATCGGAACCGTCTCCTTATGCACCGGGTTTGGTGTGTTTAGTACTGCCCCTCCGTTCTGggtgatggtggtattTGCGCTGTTCACCGGAACTGGCTGCGGAGTTCTTGATGCTGCGTGCAATTCATGGGTGGGAGGCTTGATCGACTCCAACCAGATCTTGGGAATACTTCATGGGTGCTATGGACTTGGGTGTTTGATCTCTCCAAGCTTGATTTCGAATTTGCTTGAAAGAAAGATCAATCCCTGGAAATGGAACCAATACTACCGATTATTGTTTTGGCTTgccttggtgatgtttgGGGTATCGTCATTCGTGTTCCGTCGTGAAACGGCCAAGAAGTACCTGTACGTATTTGATTTGAAGGTCGGTAAAATAGGAAAAGATGGGTATGAGTTGTCTTCTGCAAATGATGAACTTGAGGAGGACGACCTAGATAAGTTTCAAAATGCCAGTTTAGGAGATTCTCTCAAGTCAAAGTTGGTTTGGACGTTCTCTTTGTTTTTATTCTTGTATGTGGGAGGTGAAGTGGCTTTCGGATCGTGGTTAATCAGTTACCTCTTGAGAGTCACCAAGGTGAGCTACAAAATGAGCTCACATATTGCAACCAGTTTTTGGACAGGGTTGATGGTGGGCAGAACGGTGCTAGGGTTTGCTACGGCCTACTACTTTAATACCGAACTTACGGCCAACTTGACATATGCAGTGGGCTCTGTGATGGGTTTTATCGTATTTTATGCCATATCATTTACTACATGGCACTGGCTTTTTTTTGTTATAGCGTTTGTCACAGGTGTTTGTGTGGGCCCTATATTCCCCACTACCATCGTAAGCGCCATAGGAATTCTTCCCACCAAGTACCACACTTCGGGTGTTGGTTTCATCTGTGCctttggtggaggaggagcTGCCGTAGTACCATTTTTGGTTGGACTCGTTGCTAATTCAAGTAAAACCGGGTTAAAGTTGTTCCCGTTGATTATCTTACTTGActttttgttcttgggCACCTGGTGGTTGTtaatcaccaaaaaattCTTGCCTACTTATGTAAGACCATAA